A stretch of the Perca flavescens isolate YP-PL-M2 chromosome 10, PFLA_1.0, whole genome shotgun sequence genome encodes the following:
- the wfs1b gene encoding wolframin, with protein MDPSLNGNPATPKPSPSSPTILRPGLSSSSSSSTTTAPTSERPKPKLTMPKPLTTPSPSPSIASPRTSPGLSSRSSSLSTPPASPLRQPIRSPSQVGRSQLNAASTQTRPTGSTAAGAAAMAPQPPPTPEPEPEEVSLEDWEERAKSGDAKAQIKMGLYFLALAEERDEELNNCTAVTWLVQAAKQGRKDAVKQLQQCLASRKGITLENFEEVKKLCTETRFERGVRKAALLMYWKLNPERKKSVAVSEMLENVEHVHAEPGKPVSPGPLNSSAKKQRRVLENMVTSGAGCHVGLDDFVEMTKKYAQGVAPSVMNAAGGDDDDDDDVVVKNPDELPLHQKMLKFPLFALLEIKEHLIDWASRAGMQWLSTLIPTHHVNALIFFFIISNLTVEFFIFLIPLLVFYLSFFSMVICTLRVFQNSKAWENFRALTDLLSHFEPGLDLEQAETNFGWTHLEPYLYFLLSVVFVVFSFPVADKSWIPCSELAAVALFFTVTAFLSLQASAQLFARRALLTEVLSGACSLTHLLPDSLPWFLRVFGMTFITVPLGDMVALNLGVPCLLYGHLFYLLFRMAQLRGYKGSYLCLVPYLVCFTWCELSLVFLNNATAIGLIRTCVGYFLFLFALPILSLGMAAMLIIQLLQWFLALEVTKMVVTLTICFVPVVLRLWTRFSLNPIGVFRSLSRSSIVKLILVWLSAVVLFCWMYVYRSEGMKVYNSTLTWPEYSSLCGPLAWKEANMAQTQILCSHLEGHRVTWTGRFKYVRVTEIENGPQSVVNLLPVFMGNWMRCLYGEPYPLCEEVKNVTAEPQPLPAPAPPPEDPLCKLKKLAKHECHIKRFDRYKFEVTMGMPLERKTKNGTIIEDEDATKDIVLRASNEFKSMLLYLKTGSLVEFSTILEGHLGSKWPVFELKAIHCMSCGDARLPSSRQFKIEHDWRRTAQSALQFGFDFFFNPFLTAQLEQHSETEVETVTHEGG; from the exons ATGGATCCGTCGCTGAACGGCAACCCAGCCACCCCAAAACCCAGCCCCTCATCTCCCACCATCCTGAGGCCAGGCCTTTCTTCTTCCAGCTCATCTTCTACCACGACCGCACCAACCTCCGAACGCCCTAAACCTAAACTCACCATGCCAAAACCTCTAACCACACCCTCACCTTCTCCCTCCATCGCCTCCCCTCGGACTTCTCCTGGTCTTTCCTCCCGTTCTTCCTCTCTGTCCACACCGCCTGCCTCCCCTCTCCGCCAGCCCATCAGGAGCCCCTCTCAGGTGGGCAGATCTCAGCTTAATGCAGCCTCTACGCAGACTCGCCCGACTGGATCTAcagctgctggagctgctgccatGGCTCCACAGCCTCCCCCCACACCAGAACCAG AGCCAGAAGAGGTCAGTCTTGAGGATTGGGAGGAGAGAGCAAAGTCAGGAGATGCTAAAGCACAGATCAAG aTGGGTCTTTACTTTCTGGCGCTGGCAGAAGAAAGAGATGAGGAGTTGAACAACTGTACAGCGGTCACTTGGCTAGTCCAGGCTGCTAAACAAGGCCGCAAGGACGCCGTCAAACAGCTGCAGCAGTGCTTAGCCTCCAGAAAAG GCATCACTCTGGAGAACTTTGAGGAGGTGAAGAAGTTGTGTACGGAGACACGCTTTGAGAGAGGAGTCAGGAAAGCAGCTCTGCTAATGTACTGGAAGTTGAACCCAGAGAGGAAGAAGTCGGTGGCTGTATCTGAGATGCTCGAGAACGTTGAACACGTCCATGCAGAGCCGG GCAAACCAGTGTCCCCAGGCCCACTAAACAGCTCTGCCAAGAAACAGAGGAGAGTCCTGGAGAATATGGTCACCAGTGGAG CCGGATGCCACGTGGGTCTTGACGACTTTGTTGAGATGACTAAGAAGTACGCTCAGGGTGTTGCACCTTCAGTCATGAATGCAGCAGGAGGTGATGATGACGACGACGATGATGTAGTAGTGAAGAATCCAGATGAATTGCCCTTACACCAAAAG ATGCTGAAGTTCCCTCTGTTCGCTCTGCTGGAGATCAAGGAGCACCTCATTGACTGGGCGTCACGGGCCGGCATGCAGTGGCTCAGCACCCTGATCCCCACGCACCACGTCAACGCACttatcttcttcttcatcatctcCAACCTCACAGTCGAGTTCTTCATCTTCCTCATCCCTCTGCTGGTCTTCTACCTCTCATTCTTCTCCATGGTCATCTGCACACTGCGGGTGTTTCAG AATTCAAAAGCATGGGAAAACTTCCGGGCCCTGACAGACCTGCTGTCTCACTTTGAACCTGGTCTTGATCTGGAGCAGGCTGAGACCAACTTTGGATGGACACACTTGGAGCCTTATCT GTACTTCCTGCTCTCGGTGGTCTTTGTGGTTTTCTCTTTCCCTGTTGCTGATAAATCCTGGATCCCCTGCTCAGAGTTGGCTGCGGTCGCTCTCTTCTTCACCGTCACCGCCTTCCTCAGCCTTCAAGCCTCTGCTCAGCTGTTTGCTCGTAGAGCCCTCCTCACAGAGGTCCTCTCCGGAGCGTGCTCCCTCACCCACCTCCTGCCAGACTCCCTCCCCTGGTTCCTCAGGGTTTTTGGGATGACGTTCATCACGGTGCCTTTAGGGGACATGGTGGCATTGAACCTTGGGGTGCCATGTCTGCTATATGGACACCTTTTCTATCTGCTCTTTCGTATGGCCCAGCTGAGAGGCTACAAGGGCAGCTACCTGTGCCTGGTGCCCTACCTGGTTTGCTTCACCTGGTGTGAGCTCAGCTTGGTGTTCCTTAATAACGCTACTGCAATAGGACTCATCCGCACATGCGTTGGCtacttcctcttcctgtttgcCCTTCCTATACTCTCACTGGGAATGGCTGCGATGCTCATCATCCAGTTACTGCAGTGGTTTCTCGCCCTGGAGGTGACCAAGATGGTGGTCACCTTGACCATTTGCTTCGTGCCAGTAGTGTTGAGGCTTTGGACTCGCTTCAGCCTCAACCCGATCGGGGTTTTTCGGTCTTTGTCACGGAGCAGCATCGTGAAGCTCATCCTAGTTTGGCTCAGTGCGGTGGTGCTTTTCTGCTGGATGTACGTCTACCGGTCTGAAGGCATGAAGGTTTATAACTCCACCCTGACGTGGCCCGAGTACAGCAGCCTCTGCGGCCCTCTGGCCTGGAAAGAGGCCAACATGGCCCAAACTCAGATTCTCTGCTCTCATCTTGAGGGACATCGTGTCACCTGGACTGGACGCTTCAAATACGTCCGTGTGACCGAAATTGAGAATGGGCCACAGTCGGTTGTCAACCTGCTGCCTGTATTTATGGGGAACTGGATGCGGTGCCTGTATGGTGAGCCGTATCCTTTGTGTGAGGAGGTGAAAAACGTCACGGCTGAGCCCCAGCCTCTGCCTGCCCCGGCTCCTCCTCCAGAAGATCCCCTCTGTAAACTTAAAAAACTGGCCAAGCACGAATGTCACATCAAACGATTTGATCGATACAAATTCGAAGTCACAATGGGTATGCCGCTGGAGAGGAAGACCAAGAACGGGACAATCATAGAGGACGAAGATGCGACTAAAGACATAGTTCTGCGGGCTAGTAATGAGTTCAAGTCTATGCTTTTATACTTAAAAACAGGGAGCCTGGTGGAGTTCAGCACCATACTGGAGGGTCATTTAGGCTCCAAATGGCCCGTGTTTGAACTGAAAGCCATTCACTGCATGTCTTGCGGCGATGCCCGATTGCCCAGCAGCAGGCAGTTCAAGATTGAACACGACTGGAGGCGCACGGCTCAGAGCGCCCTGCAGTTTGGTTTTGACTTCTTCTTCAACCCCTTCCTGACCGCTCAGCTAGAGCAACACTCAGAGACTGAAGTAGAGACTGTGACACATGAGGGGGGGTAG
- the jakmip1 gene encoding janus kinase and microtubule-interacting protein 1, producing the protein MSSTTPLAAPTLKKGRKPEKTEVMTDSVPATNEELRSKLMDTQIELQQERAKICKLRERLQEQRQARELEQHKHAVALTDLRAKLHEEKLREIAAARETLARQHEVEQARAIKIRDAEVQRLQGLVNALRDGAADKLKNALLGEAREEARRAFDGERIKLQQEIQEHKTARKQAEEAHANALQADKAKAVDLRTAYQQHQDEVNRIKRDCERDIRRLMDELKAKDRVMCALERELGVQAGFTQKLQLQKEALDEQLGQVREAERHNHGSPKRELVPGLGDNSDLLSNQEVEERDIRRFQLKIAELHSVIRKLEDRNALLADERNELLKRVREAESQMKPMFEKNKRLSKKNDDLLQTLQRMEEKLKNLSRDNAEMKEKAASSRPPSQQQSIQSQLKRPSSLTDLSHAHEEQEVEFLKLQVSEQRGIIDELTQERDRLVMSKKNRRKPFKLSKRHVVETYFGFDEESIDSETSSLTSYNTDLTDRTPATPEEDLEEIISREESELRFRQLTREYQALQRAYALLQEQTGGSVDAEREARTREQLQMELSGCQAKMVDLEKALAERGQDSKWVEEKQYLLRTNQELHEKICALQQAESRLQAEVQDAHDQNELLEFRVLELEVRDCTNIKLSPGGDNNNLSSRRKTYIQ; encoded by the exons ATGTCCTCAACCACACCTCTTGCAGCCCCAACCCTTAAGAAGGGAAGGAAGCCGGAGAAAACAGAGGTAATGACTGACTCGGTGCCGGCCACCAACGAGGAACTGAGGAGCAAACTCATGGACACCCAAATTGAGCTGCAGCAGGAGCGGGCCAAG ATATGTAAGCTCCGTGAGCGGCTCCAGGAGCAGCGGCAGGCTCGGGAACTTGAGCAGCACAAGCATGCTGTGGCACTAACTGACCTGCGCGCCAAACTCCATGAAGAAAAGCTACGTGAGATAGCAGCTGCCCGTGAGACCCTGGCACGGCAGCATGAAGTCGAACAGGCCCGGGCCATCAAGATCCGCGATGCTGAGGTGCAGAGGCTCCAGGGGCTTGTAAACGCACTGAGAGATGGAGCCGCTGACAAGCTAAAAAATGCTCTTCTCGGAGAGGCTCGGGAGGAGGCCAGAAGAGCTTTTGATGGGGAGAGGATAAAGCTACAGCAGGAG atccaGGAGCATAAGACAGCCAGGAAGCAAGCTGAGGAGGCGCATGCAAATGCTCTGCAGGCCGATAAAGCCAAAGCAGTAGATCTCCGCACGGCCTACCAACAGCACCAGGATGAGGTGAATCGCATCAAACGGGACTGTGAGAGAGACATCCGCCGACTG ATGGATGAGTTGAAGGCAAAGGACCGGGTGATGTGTGCCCTGGAGAGGGAGCTGGGGGTGCAGGCCGGCTTCACCCAGAAGCTTCAGCTTCAGAAGGAAGCCCTGGATGAGCAGCTGGGTCAGGTACGGGAGGCTGAGAGACACAACCACGGCAGCCCCAAGAGAGAGCTGGTGCCTGGGCTGGGGGACAATTCAGACCTGCTCAGCAACCAG GAGGTGGAGGAGCGTGACATAAGGAGGTTCCAGCTGAAGATTGCAGAGCTCCACTCGGTCATCAGGAAACTGGAGGACAGAAATGCACTGCTGGCGGATGAGAGGAATGAACTa TTGAAGCGGGTGCGAGAAGCCGAGAGCCAGATGAAGCCCATGTTTGAGAAGAACAAGCGGCTGTCCAAGAAGAATGACGACCTCCTGCAAACGCTGCAACGCATGGAGGAGAAACTGAAGAACCTGAGCCGAGACAACGCTGAGATG AAGGAAAAAGCCGCCTCCTCTCGGCCCCCCTCACAGCAACAATCCATTCAGTCCCAGCTGAAGCGGCCAAGCTCCCTCACAGACCTGAGCCATGCCCACGAGGAACAGGAAGTGGAGTTCCTCAAGCTGCAGGTTTCTGAGCAGCGTGGCATCATCGATGAGCTCACGCAG GAACGTGACCGATTGGTGATGAGCAAAAAGAACAGGAGGAAACCTTTCAAACTGTCTAAA AGGCATGTTGTGGAGACATATTTTGGATTTGATGAGGAGTCGATTGACTCTGAGACCTCCTCTCTGACCTCCTACAACACTGACCTCACTGACCGCACGCCTGCAACCCCAGAGGAAGATTTGGAAGAG ATTATTTCCCGTGAAGAGTCCGAGCTTCGCTTCCGTCAGTTGACCAGAGAGTACCAGGCTCTCCAGCGGGCCTACGCCCTTCTCCAAGAGCAGACGGGGGGCTCTGTGGACGCTGAGAGGGAGGCCAGG ACACGTGAGCAGCTGCAGATGGAGCTCAGCGGCTGCCAGGCTAAGATGGTGGACCTGGAGAAGGCCCTGGCCGAGAGGGGGCAG GATTCAAAGTGGGTGGAGGAGAAGCAGTACTTGCTCAGGACCAACCAGGAACTTCACGAGAAG atatgTGCGTTGCAGCAGGCGGAGTCGCGGCTGCAGGCTGAGGTTCAGGACGCCCACGATCAGAATGAGCTGCTGGAATTCAGAGTGCTGGAACTGGAAGTAAGAGACTGTACCAACATCAAACTGTCACCAGGAGGCGACAACAACAATCTCAGTTCCAGGCGCAAGACCTACATACAGTGA